One Maledivibacter sp. genomic window carries:
- a CDS encoding NYN domain-containing protein, giving the protein MKEFLIIDGYNIINAWSELKKISEESLEEGRNALIDKMTEYRSYIKSEIIIVFDAYQVKGTKVKREIINDVEIVFTKKNQTADSYIEKKVEELAKNKKNIVKVVTSDWAEQQVILGSGGIRVLPRELKMQYNLMKTKINKRSEETKENRMILSDRIDDTVLKTLEKWRKGKG; this is encoded by the coding sequence TTGAAAGAATTTTTAATAATTGATGGCTATAACATAATAAATGCATGGTCTGAACTTAAAAAAATAAGTGAGGAAAGTTTAGAGGAAGGACGCAATGCCCTAATAGACAAAATGACTGAATACCGCTCCTATATTAAGTCAGAGATAATAATAGTATTTGACGCATATCAAGTAAAGGGAACTAAAGTAAAAAGAGAGATAATCAATGATGTTGAAATAGTATTTACTAAAAAAAATCAAACGGCGGACTCATATATAGAAAAAAAGGTAGAGGAACTTGCAAAAAATAAAAAAAATATAGTAAAGGTTGTTACATCGGATTGGGCTGAGCAGCAGGTAATATTGGGTAGCGGTGGAATTCGTGTCCTGCCACGGGAATTAAAGATGCAATATAATTTAATGAAGACAAAAATTAACAAAAGATCGGAAGAAACGAAGGAAAATAGGATGATCCTAAGTGATCGTATAGATGATACAGTTCTTAAAACACTTGAAAAATGGAGGAAGGGAAAAGGTTGA
- the sigH gene encoding RNA polymerase sporulation sigma factor SigH: MGVDAQKEDIEIYDALVDEQIVESAREGDPAAQEYLIKKYKNFVRAKARSYFLIGADREDIIQEGMIGLFKAIRDFRPDKISSFRAFAELCITRQIITAIKTATRQKHIPLNSYVSLNKPIYDEESDRTLLDVLSGKKISDPEELLISREEVTNIEAKIGEILSELELQVLMFYLQGKSYQEIAEDLDRHVKSIDNALQRVKRKLERFLELRGN, encoded by the coding sequence GTGGGTGTTGATGCACAAAAAGAAGACATAGAAATATACGATGCTTTAGTCGACGAGCAAATTGTAGAAAGTGCTAGAGAGGGAGATCCTGCAGCTCAAGAGTATTTAATAAAGAAATATAAGAATTTTGTAAGGGCCAAAGCCCGTTCATATTTTTTGATAGGTGCTGATAGAGAAGATATTATACAAGAAGGCATGATTGGACTATTTAAAGCTATTAGAGATTTTAGACCCGATAAGATATCGTCCTTTAGGGCCTTTGCTGAATTATGTATAACTAGACAGATAATAACGGCTATTAAAACTGCCACTAGGCAAAAGCATATACCTCTTAATTCCTACGTATCCCTTAACAAGCCTATATATGATGAAGAATCTGATAGGACCCTATTGGATGTATTGTCAGGAAAAAAAATATCTGATCCAGAAGAACTTCTTATTTCAAGAGAAGAAGTAACCAATATAGAAGCAAAAATAGGAGAAATACTTAGTGAATTAGAATTACAGGTTTTGATGTTTTATCTTCAAGGGAAGTCCTATCAAGAGATTGCAGAAGATTTGGACAGGCATGTAAAATCCAT